The Microcebus murinus isolate Inina chromosome 1, M.murinus_Inina_mat1.0, whole genome shotgun sequence genome includes a region encoding these proteins:
- the LOC105873892 gene encoding ubiquitin-conjugating enzyme E2 D3 yields the protein MALKRINKELSDLARDPPAQCSAGPVGDDMFHWQATIMGPNDSPYQGGVFFLTIHFPTDYPFKPPKVAFTTRIYHPNINSNGSICLDILRSQWSPALTISKVLLSICSLLCDPNPDDPLVPEIARIYKTDRDKYNRISREWTQKYAM from the coding sequence ATGGCGCTGAAACGGATTAATAAGGAACTTAGTGATTTGGCCCGTGACCCTCCAGCACAATGTTCTGCAGGTCCAGTTGGGGATGATATGTTTCATTGGCAAGCCACAATTATGGGACCTAATGACAGCCCATATCAAGGCGGTGTATTCTTTCTGACAATTCATTTTCCTACAGACTACCCCTTCAAACCACCTAAGGTTGCATTTACAACAAGAATTTATCATCCAAATATTAACAGTAATGGCAGCATTTGTCTCGATATTCTAAGATCACAGTGGTCTCCTGCTTTAACTATTTCTAAAGttcttttatccatttgttcACTGCTATGTGATCCAAACCCAGATGACCCCCTAGTGCCAGAGATTGCACGGATCTATAAAACAGACAGAGATAAGTACAACAGAATATCTCGGGAATGGACTCAGAAGTATGCCATGTGA